One genomic region from Terasakiella sp. SH-1 encodes:
- a CDS encoding oligosaccharide flippase family protein, with protein sequence MTLLKRLPPALQQSAIYALALAGAKGISLLMVPIFTHYLSPADYGRLDVLQTLADILSIIIGLGLADTLFRFCNDERLSKAGETAAQLYGLAWVIAICSFILTQLAAPLITKALPGNITLTQTRLILTSLSLSGTILVPLAWLRFRGKAFLFLGGSLGRTTFQALLATLFLMAGFSVTGFVMAGFIACVSLSLFLGYIQLKDTGIRFSFTAIKTYGPYGGPLIFAGFAGFILGSFDRWILAETIGTAEMAQYALAAKFGLITAVLIQPYDMWWHAKRFSVLTQPNGPARCAHYSTIAMMVVCSASLIVCAISPLLITWLTPQTYHQSIAYVPYLVLFAALHNLTQTLGFGIYTEKTTRLPALIDGGSAVIALIAYFSLIPPFGITGAIGATFIALSLRFLITIFMAQKTYYLPYSIWKLSIFAGYSLLSGTFISFAPNMHWQTGLGLLTLSGVALLGFLFNLITFPEKRHDLAETA encoded by the coding sequence ATGACACTCCTTAAACGCCTGCCCCCCGCCCTGCAACAGTCTGCCATTTACGCACTGGCTCTAGCTGGAGCCAAAGGCATTTCATTATTGATGGTGCCGATTTTCACGCATTATCTTAGTCCAGCAGATTATGGACGTTTAGATGTTTTGCAAACATTGGCCGATATCCTGAGCATCATTATCGGGCTGGGGCTTGCTGATACTTTATTTAGATTTTGTAACGACGAGCGCCTTTCCAAAGCCGGAGAAACTGCCGCCCAGCTTTACGGGCTCGCCTGGGTGATTGCAATTTGTTCCTTTATCCTCACGCAACTTGCCGCCCCGCTGATTACCAAAGCCTTGCCCGGTAATATTACTCTCACTCAAACCCGACTGATCTTAACCAGCCTGTCTCTATCCGGGACGATCCTTGTCCCCCTTGCCTGGTTGCGTTTTAGAGGGAAAGCCTTTCTTTTCTTAGGCGGCAGTCTTGGGCGCACAACCTTTCAAGCCTTGCTTGCCACCCTGTTTTTGATGGCAGGCTTTAGCGTCACGGGTTTTGTCATGGCTGGCTTTATTGCCTGTGTCTCCCTCTCTCTATTCTTGGGATATATCCAACTTAAAGACACAGGCATTCGATTTAGCTTCACTGCCATAAAAACCTATGGTCCTTATGGGGGGCCACTGATTTTTGCAGGTTTTGCGGGCTTTATCCTGGGCAGTTTTGATCGCTGGATCTTGGCAGAAACCATCGGTACAGCAGAAATGGCCCAATATGCATTGGCCGCCAAATTCGGCCTGATTACAGCTGTCTTGATCCAACCCTACGATATGTGGTGGCATGCCAAACGCTTTAGTGTCCTGACCCAACCAAATGGGCCAGCTCGCTGTGCTCATTATTCAACGATTGCCATGATGGTCGTCTGTAGCGCCTCCCTCATCGTTTGTGCGATCTCACCGCTCTTAATCACATGGCTGACACCACAGACATATCACCAGTCTATAGCCTATGTGCCTTATCTCGTGTTATTTGCCGCCTTGCATAATCTGACACAGACATTGGGCTTTGGTATTTACACCGAAAAGACGACCCGCCTGCCCGCCCTGATTGACGGGGGTAGTGCCGTAATTGCCTTGATTGCCTATTTCAGTCTGATCCCACCTTTTGGCATTACGGGGGCCATTGGGGCCACCTTCATTGCTTTAAGCCTGCGTTTTCTGATCACCATCTTTATGGCACAAAAAACATATTATCTGCCCTATTCTATCTGGAAATTAAGCATATTTGCTGGATATAGCTTGCTTTCAGGGACCTTCATCAGTTTTGCCCCAAATATGCACTGGCAAACAGGTCTCGGGCTTTTGACCCTTAGTGGGGTCGCGCTGCTTGGCTTTTTATTCAACCTGATCACCTTTCCAGAGAAACGCCATGACCTTGCCGAGACTGCATAG
- a CDS encoding O-antigen ligase family protein: MTLPRLHRRFTQLLCALIGCLIIWGAWLVLPHPVLVVALALVPVVGFIALKFPFLMVLGFVIFSFFRIHEVFPQLYPLRIPQLLAMGTLASLAFNFTTQRIKIYWRDELSVFMIFFSLVTIGVFLATNRSEAMGSWSGTYVKIMIMVFAIAWLSQSIRSFAILIYSMLGAGVVVGAVTLSNKIKGIGLVEGTRVTIGRDIGSMLGDPNDLALVLLFPASFALALIFTPKSGWLAKLCGILCFITVLSAIIATQSRGGLLGITAVMSVFGYRKIKNKALFFSLGGIALVCLFILAGVSDRASGGAHEEGIDESAMGRIHAWNAAIGMALHHPLTGVGINNFLSNYYMYSDFWDGKNHAVHSTWFGVLAETGLLGLLIFLGLIFLLLRNGLNTMNRLQNHPSPIANAMAQAVFAGLIGFCTSGTFLTMGFTWPVYILLSLSVAISHFAQSHSPIASQNATTPTTQKHNTLK; this comes from the coding sequence ATGACCTTGCCGAGACTGCATAGGCGTTTTACGCAACTTTTATGTGCCCTTATCGGCTGTCTGATCATTTGGGGAGCGTGGCTGGTCCTGCCCCATCCAGTACTTGTCGTTGCCTTGGCCCTGGTTCCGGTGGTGGGTTTCATTGCCCTTAAATTCCCTTTTTTAATGGTCTTAGGCTTCGTTATTTTTTCTTTTTTCCGCATTCACGAAGTTTTCCCCCAACTTTATCCGCTACGCATTCCCCAGTTACTTGCCATGGGGACCCTGGCATCACTTGCCTTTAACTTCACCACCCAGCGCATTAAAATTTATTGGCGTGATGAACTGAGTGTTTTCATGATTTTTTTCAGCCTTGTCACCATAGGTGTCTTTCTTGCCACCAATCGCAGCGAAGCCATGGGCAGTTGGAGTGGGACCTACGTTAAAATCATGATTATGGTTTTTGCCATTGCCTGGCTGTCTCAGTCCATTCGCTCCTTTGCCATTTTGATATACAGTATGCTGGGGGCTGGCGTTGTGGTGGGGGCTGTAACCTTATCCAATAAAATCAAAGGCATCGGACTTGTCGAAGGTACACGGGTTACAATTGGGCGTGATATCGGTTCCATGCTAGGAGATCCCAATGACCTAGCCCTTGTTTTACTGTTCCCCGCCTCCTTTGCCCTTGCCCTAATCTTTACGCCTAAGTCAGGATGGCTGGCAAAACTTTGCGGTATTTTATGTTTCATAACCGTGCTCAGCGCCATCATCGCCACCCAAAGCCGAGGTGGCCTTTTGGGCATCACCGCCGTCATGTCGGTCTTTGGCTATCGTAAAATTAAAAACAAGGCATTATTCTTTTCCTTAGGAGGCATTGCCTTAGTCTGTCTTTTTATTCTTGCCGGTGTCAGTGATCGAGCCTCCGGCGGGGCACATGAAGAAGGCATTGATGAATCAGCCATGGGACGCATCCATGCCTGGAATGCGGCTATCGGCATGGCCTTACACCACCCTCTCACCGGGGTGGGGATTAATAATTTTCTATCCAATTATTATATGTATAGCGATTTTTGGGATGGGAAAAACCATGCGGTCCATAGCACATGGTTTGGTGTTTTGGCAGAAACCGGGCTTCTTGGTCTTCTGATCTTTTTAGGGTTGATTTTCCTGTTATTGCGCAATGGGCTAAACACCATGAACCGTTTACAAAACCACCCCAGCCCTATTGCCAATGCCATGGCACAGGCTGTTTTTGCCGGGCTCATCGGTTTTTGTACCTCCGGCACCTTCCTGACCATGGGATTTACCTGGCCTGTTTATATCCTGTTGTCCTTAAGTGTCGCAATTTCACATTTCGCACAATCTCATTCTCCTATTGCTTCGCAAAATGCGACAACCCCAACCACACAAAAACATAACACGTTGAAATAA